In Planctomycetia bacterium, one DNA window encodes the following:
- a CDS encoding undecaprenyl-diphosphate phosphatase — protein MIDLVKAMVLGVIEGLSEFLPISSTGHLIVAMPLLGVDGEQPAWKAFLYFIQIGAILAVLLHFRRHLLSAVLSVPRGGITSHLITKLVVAMLPAAVIGLPLNDYVEKILEKPVPVGIALILGAIAMILIERKYRRTTGPGIDDVTLRQAFLIGLAQVVSIIPGTSRAMATIMGGMVVGLPAPTAAQFSFYLAIPTLLGAGVLKLIKHRHAIGSEQAAVLAVGFAISFTVAWVVVAGLMKYLQTRTLTPFAAYRIILGLVVIGWWLGVE, from the coding sequence GTGATTGATCTCGTCAAGGCGATGGTCCTCGGAGTGATCGAGGGCCTTAGTGAGTTCCTCCCGATCTCCAGTACCGGCCATCTCATCGTCGCGATGCCGCTGCTCGGGGTGGACGGCGAACAACCGGCGTGGAAGGCTTTCCTGTATTTCATTCAGATCGGCGCGATCCTCGCCGTGCTGCTTCATTTTCGCAGGCACCTTCTGTCGGCCGTTTTGTCCGTGCCGCGCGGCGGAATCACCAGCCACCTCATCACAAAACTTGTTGTCGCCATGCTGCCTGCGGCGGTCATCGGCCTGCCGCTGAACGACTACGTCGAGAAGATTCTCGAAAAGCCCGTCCCGGTCGGAATCGCCCTGATCCTCGGAGCGATCGCGATGATTCTGATCGAACGGAAGTACCGTCGCACCACCGGGCCCGGAATCGACGACGTCACCCTGCGCCAGGCGTTTCTGATCGGCCTCGCACAAGTTGTTTCCATCATTCCTGGTACCAGCCGCGCCATGGCCACGATCATGGGAGGCATGGTCGTCGGCCTCCCTGCGCCGACCGCCGCGCAATTTTCATTTTATCTTGCGATCCCGACGCTCCTGGGAGCAGGTGTTCTCAAGCTCATCAAACACCGTCACGCGATCGGGTCCGAGCAGGCAGCGGTGCTGGCAGTCGGATTTGCAATCTCGTTTACCGTGGCATGGGTGGTCGTAGCCGGCTTGATGAAGTACCTGCAAACACGCACGCTGACTCCTTTTGCGGCCTATCGCATCATTCTGGGGCTGGTCGTCATTGGCTGGTGGCTTGGGGTTGAATAG
- a CDS encoding endonuclease III domain-containing protein, with amino-acid sequence MADADAAIIRRFYRVLLHAYGPQGWWPGDSPTEVVVGAILTQNTNWRNVERAIANLKAARLLSWRALRAVQARRLATLIRPAGYFNIKAKRLKAFVTWLGERYGGSLARLRRLDTAAARAALLQVNGIGPETADSILVYALNKPSFVVDAYTQRVLRRHRLIGWKPDYHKTQALFERSIPRDTQVYNEYHALLVEVAKRHCKAQANCEGCPLNWHPHDAAR; translated from the coding sequence ATGGCCGACGCCGACGCTGCAATCATCCGCCGATTCTACCGCGTGCTCCTTCACGCTTACGGTCCGCAGGGCTGGTGGCCGGGCGATTCGCCGACGGAGGTCGTGGTCGGCGCGATCCTGACGCAGAATACCAATTGGCGAAACGTCGAACGCGCCATCGCGAACCTGAAGGCGGCCCGGCTGCTGTCATGGCGGGCGCTTCGCGCTGTCCAGGCGCGCCGTCTGGCAACATTGATTCGGCCGGCGGGCTATTTCAATATCAAGGCCAAACGCCTCAAGGCCTTCGTGACGTGGCTCGGGGAGCGATACGGCGGCAGCTTGGCGAGACTTCGACGCCTTGATACCGCCGCCGCGCGAGCCGCGCTGCTGCAAGTGAACGGGATCGGCCCGGAAACCGCGGATTCGATCCTGGTTTATGCGCTGAACAAGCCAAGCTTTGTCGTGGATGCCTATACCCAGCGGGTGCTTCGACGACACCGCCTGATCGGCTGGAAACCCGATTACCACAAGACCCAGGCACTCTTCGAGCGCAGCATTCCGCGCGACACGCAGGTGTACAATGAATACCACGCTTTGCTGGTGGAAGTTGCCAAGCGCCATTGCAAAGCGCAGGCGAACTGCGAGGGCTGCCCGCTTAATTGGCATCCACACGACGCAGCACGCTGA
- a CDS encoding CPBP family intramembrane metalloprotease: protein MPRRAARRKPPATLPKRPAKRRDSEPVRYWEVSQRPLQCLAFLAPMIAAYELGMIWLHGSALQQQRPFLAAQQILQWFFSLFGATGYYLPGAALIAVLLFWHLASQHPWKVEGWPLGGMAGESVLLAIPLLLLNDWIPGLAARSAVAQGGTVGSAVLLQAANGTGSRLDDLLLSVGAGLYEELVFRLMIISLLSFVISDVGRARQSIGVACAVIVSSLLFAAHHYAPIGAEEFTSGGFAFRSAAGGYLAGVYVLRGFGLAVGCHVVYDVMAFLI from the coding sequence ATGCCTCGTCGCGCCGCTCGCCGTAAACCTCCCGCCACGCTTCCCAAACGCCCGGCCAAACGCCGAGATTCCGAACCCGTGCGCTACTGGGAGGTGAGTCAGCGCCCGCTGCAATGCCTCGCGTTCCTTGCGCCCATGATCGCCGCCTACGAGCTTGGCATGATCTGGTTGCACGGCAGCGCGCTTCAGCAGCAACGACCGTTTCTCGCCGCGCAGCAGATTCTTCAGTGGTTCTTCAGTCTGTTCGGTGCGACCGGCTACTACCTGCCAGGAGCCGCCCTGATTGCGGTGCTGCTATTCTGGCACTTGGCGAGTCAGCATCCCTGGAAAGTCGAGGGCTGGCCCCTGGGCGGCATGGCGGGCGAAAGCGTGCTGCTGGCGATTCCGTTGTTGCTGCTGAATGACTGGATTCCCGGGCTTGCGGCGCGCTCGGCCGTCGCGCAAGGGGGAACGGTCGGGAGCGCCGTCCTTCTCCAGGCTGCGAACGGCACCGGGAGTCGATTGGATGATTTGCTCCTTAGCGTCGGAGCGGGGCTATACGAAGAACTCGTCTTCCGCCTGATGATTATTTCGCTCCTGTCGTTTGTGATCAGTGATGTCGGGCGGGCACGTCAGTCGATCGGTGTGGCCTGTGCGGTCATCGTCTCATCGTTGCTCTTCGCCGCGCACCATTACGCGCCGATCGGCGCCGAGGAGTTCACGAGCGGGGGCTTTGCTTTTCGCAGTGCGGCGGGAGGGTATCTCGCGGGCGTCTATGTTCTGCGGGGTTTTGGCCTTGCCGTCGGTTGCCACGTTGTTTATGACGTGATGGCGTTCTTAATTTGA
- the pgsA gene encoding CDP-diacylglycerol--glycerol-3-phosphate 3-phosphatidyltransferase, with the protein MNLPNQITLARLVLAIVFFCLLGVFEWPRRVDQAWMIESAFWLFIIAALSDILDGYLARKQNQVTSFGRILDPFVDKILVCGGFILLLGPGFHDETGASVTGLAPWMVVVIIARELLVTSLRGFSEAGGTPYAANLWGKVKMLLQSITIPLILKSIHAWRDIEWVMTTRSIMIWITVGVTILSVGSYLVASRQALSQRARG; encoded by the coding sequence ATGAACCTTCCCAACCAGATCACCTTGGCACGGCTGGTTCTGGCGATCGTGTTCTTCTGCCTCCTTGGTGTGTTTGAATGGCCTCGCCGGGTCGATCAGGCCTGGATGATCGAGTCCGCCTTCTGGCTTTTTATCATCGCGGCGCTGTCGGACATTCTCGACGGCTACCTCGCGCGGAAGCAGAACCAGGTCACGTCGTTCGGGCGCATTCTCGATCCGTTTGTTGACAAAATTCTTGTTTGCGGCGGATTCATCCTGCTTCTGGGGCCGGGCTTTCATGACGAAACCGGCGCGTCCGTGACCGGATTGGCGCCTTGGATGGTGGTCGTCATCATCGCGCGCGAGTTGCTTGTCACCAGCCTACGCGGATTCAGCGAAGCCGGCGGTACGCCCTACGCGGCCAACCTCTGGGGCAAGGTGAAGATGCTGCTTCAGTCGATTACGATTCCCCTGATTCTCAAGTCCATCCATGCGTGGCGCGATATCGAGTGGGTCATGACCACCCGGAGCATCATGATCTGGATCACGGTCGGCGTCACCATCCTAAGCGTCGGGTCGTACCTTGTCGCCTCGCGGCAGGCGCTCTCGCAGCGCGCCCGTGGCTAG
- a CDS encoding protein kinase, producing MNPADPQAFDSPDDALDEHLGELINEFFDRRARGESISEDSFLAENPQHAEVLREHLRGLHLLEPLSKSGASSAADDTLARPVEGHFGGSSARTNGGDSSQPLPSVAGYEVQKPIGRGGMGLVYRAIQISTRRVVALKVLLEGPFATESARKRFEREISLAAGLRHPNIIPIYDSGTSDGRMYYAMEFIYGLPLNDYLRVHNLSIRDTLQLMLKIFAAVGYAHQRGVVHRDLKPSNILVDGEGEPHILDFGLAKSGALGDVTTSISAPIIGTPAYMSPEQASADPNSVDIRTDVYSLGVVLYEAICKKLPYDTSGAIGKALQNIAHAEPVFPTRHNPKIDAELAAITLKALEKNKDNRYQSVDGFAQDVRRYLAGEPISAKQATGAYLLKKAVLKHRALVGVCAGLLAMFGISWWTVRQFSRVSTEKEGLHERLARIEEDSAKKDAAIQELVKQGSGRSDVVTDAVLSTLKPEQAALARALAKAKTKEEAALAILNLGATMLADVAPDAETSSFKSPNVEQFDRPLASPRPSQHGGNASQPAAESAEYQRILQVIQESAIRAALARQATSQPAEPAPNQSPPVAAASQPAQPPSSQPSDAAVSAPPPASQPSGT from the coding sequence ATGAATCCTGCTGACCCGCAAGCCTTTGATTCCCCGGATGACGCGCTCGACGAACACCTGGGTGAACTCATAAACGAGTTCTTCGATCGGCGCGCGCGCGGTGAATCGATCTCCGAGGACTCGTTTCTCGCGGAAAATCCACAGCACGCCGAGGTGCTGCGCGAGCACTTGCGCGGGTTGCACCTGCTGGAACCGCTTAGCAAGTCCGGTGCGTCGTCGGCGGCGGATGACACGCTCGCGCGTCCTGTTGAAGGGCACTTCGGCGGATCGTCAGCTCGGACAAACGGCGGCGATTCGAGTCAGCCGCTTCCCAGTGTCGCCGGATACGAAGTTCAAAAGCCGATCGGGCGCGGCGGAATGGGATTGGTCTATCGCGCCATTCAGATTTCCACGCGGCGCGTCGTGGCGCTGAAGGTGTTGCTGGAGGGGCCGTTCGCGACCGAGTCGGCGCGCAAGCGCTTCGAGCGCGAGATTTCGCTCGCAGCAGGTCTGCGCCATCCGAACATCATCCCAATCTATGACAGCGGCACGTCCGACGGTCGAATGTACTATGCGATGGAGTTTATTTACGGCCTTCCGTTGAACGACTACCTGCGCGTGCACAATCTTTCGATTCGCGACACGCTGCAACTCATGCTCAAAATCTTCGCGGCCGTGGGCTACGCCCATCAGCGCGGCGTGGTTCACCGCGATCTCAAGCCGTCGAACATTCTCGTCGACGGCGAAGGCGAGCCGCACATTCTCGATTTCGGTCTCGCCAAGAGCGGCGCGCTGGGCGATGTGACCACGTCGATCTCGGCGCCGATCATCGGCACGCCGGCCTACATGTCGCCGGAGCAGGCATCGGCCGATCCGAACAGCGTCGATATTCGGACAGACGTCTATTCACTGGGCGTTGTGCTGTACGAGGCGATCTGCAAAAAGCTGCCTTACGACACGAGCGGCGCCATCGGAAAGGCGCTTCAAAACATCGCGCATGCCGAGCCGGTCTTCCCGACCAGGCACAACCCGAAGATCGATGCGGAACTGGCGGCCATCACACTCAAAGCACTCGAGAAGAACAAGGACAACCGCTACCAGTCCGTGGACGGATTCGCGCAGGACGTGCGACGCTACCTCGCCGGTGAGCCGATCTCGGCGAAACAGGCGACCGGCGCGTATCTGCTGAAGAAGGCCGTGCTCAAGCACCGGGCGCTCGTTGGCGTCTGCGCCGGCCTGCTCGCGATGTTCGGAATCTCCTGGTGGACCGTTCGGCAGTTTTCACGTGTCAGCACCGAGAAAGAGGGGCTGCACGAGCGGCTGGCGCGAATTGAAGAAGACTCGGCCAAGAAGGACGCGGCGATACAGGAGCTTGTGAAGCAAGGCAGCGGCCGATCCGATGTCGTCACCGATGCGGTTTTGAGTACGCTTAAACCGGAGCAAGCAGCGCTGGCCCGCGCGCTGGCCAAGGCCAAGACCAAGGAAGAAGCCGCGCTGGCGATACTCAACCTGGGCGCGACGATGCTCGCGGACGTGGCGCCCGACGCCGAGACCTCCTCCTTCAAATCGCCCAACGTAGAGCAATTCGATCGTCCGCTCGCGAGCCCGCGCCCATCACAACACGGTGGCAACGCATCCCAGCCGGCGGCAGAGTCCGCCGAGTATCAGCGCATTCTTCAGGTGATTCAGGAAAGTGCGATCCGCGCGGCATTGGCCAGGCAGGCAACAAGCCAGCCCGCGGAGCCTGCGCCGAATCAATCGCCCCCCGTCGCGGCCGCGTCCCAGCCCGCGCAACCGCCCAGCTCGCAGCCTTCAGACGCCGCGGTATCGGCCCCGCCCCCCGCTTCGCAGCCCTCGGGCACGTGA
- a CDS encoding sigma-70 family RNA polymerase sigma factor, protein MGSPLSDSTATKLLIQRARKGNEEAIQRLLVLYHPRLHARLLRQMDATMKSRIEPEDILQQVYLETFRAIDQFEYQGKDSFLRWMYAILDRKLIDEHRAMRADRRDVRREVKQAPQTSGQTSYVDLMARIMSQTGTPSQAVRRDEAIDVLAECIAALPDHYRDVIQMRFIEGRPVSEVAKQLKRSIGSIHMICHRALRHLREEAERMGIHRDF, encoded by the coding sequence ATGGGGTCGCCTTTGTCCGACTCGACTGCAACGAAGCTCCTCATACAGCGTGCCCGGAAGGGCAACGAAGAAGCGATCCAGCGCTTACTCGTTTTGTACCATCCGCGCCTCCATGCCCGGCTGCTTCGCCAGATGGACGCGACGATGAAGTCGCGGATCGAGCCGGAGGACATCCTCCAGCAGGTTTATCTGGAGACGTTTCGGGCCATCGATCAGTTCGAGTACCAGGGCAAGGATTCCTTTCTCCGCTGGATGTACGCCATTCTTGATCGAAAGCTGATCGACGAGCACCGTGCCATGCGGGCCGATCGTCGTGACGTGCGACGCGAAGTGAAACAGGCGCCGCAAACGAGCGGCCAAACCAGTTACGTCGATCTGATGGCGCGCATCATGTCACAAACCGGCACCCCCAGCCAGGCGGTGCGGCGGGACGAAGCCATTGACGTGCTGGCCGAATGCATTGCGGCGCTGCCCGATCATTATCGCGATGTGATCCAGATGCGGTTCATTGAGGGACGACCCGTCTCGGAAGTCGCCAAGCAGCTCAAACGCTCCATCGGTTCGATTCACATGATCTGCCACAGGGCGCTGCGCCATCTGCGCGAAGAGGCCGAGCGCATGGGGATTCATCGCGATTTCTGA
- the dauA gene encoding C4-dicarboxylic acid transporter DauA — protein sequence MPDRHRTPVSALPAHRIRIASALRTCLSRGYRLADLKRDILAGLVVGIVALPLSMALAIASGVPPQHGLYTAIVAGGLIALLGGSPVQVSGPTAAFVVILAPIALQYGLGGLMVATMMAGALLFVAGIMRLGQLIEFIPYPVTTGFTSGIAVVIATMQMRDFFGLTIDHMPEHFHERVQALAIAMPRYHAPDLLIGLLTLAVLVLLPKITRRIPSPLVALPLASAVAYFACRLGHGIEIDTIASRFSYTLNGVTHAGVPQLPPVLAWPWKAPGPGGAEFNLSLATLRALIGPAFAIAMLGAIESLLSAVVADGMTGEKHDPDVELIAQGIGNIASPFFGGIAATGAIARTATNIRSGARSPIAAMTHAVFILLAVLLLAPLLGYLPMASMAALLLVVAWNMSETKHFIHVIRVAPGSDVLVLLTCFALTVLFDMMIAVSVGVVLAALLFMRRMADVSTVQLVSSHPLARQEALPPDVVIYEIAGPLFFGAAQKAMSSLRTVERGIRIVVLDMASVPVMDATGLVNLESAMEKLRRAGANVIIGGARPSVLKLMAKAGWKGRHEWLSIYGTMEEALRKARDLPRRTISSRSGALSLTRPNHQKSR from the coding sequence ATGCCGGATCGCCATCGAACACCTGTCTCCGCCTTACCCGCACACCGAATCCGCATCGCCTCGGCCTTGAGAACCTGCCTCTCCCGCGGATACCGCCTCGCGGATCTCAAGCGAGACATTCTGGCAGGGCTTGTTGTCGGAATTGTCGCCCTGCCGCTCTCCATGGCGCTGGCCATTGCTTCCGGCGTTCCCCCGCAGCACGGTCTTTACACGGCCATCGTTGCCGGCGGGCTTATTGCGCTGCTGGGCGGCTCGCCGGTGCAGGTTTCCGGTCCGACCGCCGCGTTCGTTGTTATTCTCGCACCGATCGCCCTGCAATACGGCCTCGGCGGACTGATGGTTGCCACGATGATGGCAGGCGCTCTGTTGTTTGTCGCCGGCATCATGCGGCTGGGACAACTCATTGAGTTCATCCCGTATCCGGTCACGACGGGCTTTACATCCGGCATCGCCGTCGTCATCGCCACGATGCAAATGCGCGACTTCTTCGGCCTGACGATCGACCATATGCCGGAACATTTTCACGAGCGGGTGCAGGCGCTTGCGATTGCGATGCCGCGATACCATGCGCCCGACCTGCTCATCGGATTGCTCACCCTCGCGGTCCTCGTCCTGCTGCCGAAGATCACGCGGCGCATTCCTTCCCCCCTCGTGGCGCTGCCGCTGGCGTCTGCTGTGGCTTATTTTGCCTGCCGATTGGGACACGGAATTGAAATCGACACCATCGCCAGCCGCTTTTCGTACACGCTCAACGGCGTCACGCACGCCGGCGTGCCGCAACTGCCCCCCGTACTGGCTTGGCCGTGGAAGGCACCGGGACCCGGCGGTGCGGAATTCAACCTCTCACTGGCGACCCTCCGCGCGCTGATCGGTCCGGCCTTTGCGATCGCCATGCTCGGAGCGATCGAGTCACTGCTATCGGCCGTCGTCGCCGATGGCATGACCGGCGAAAAGCACGATCCCGACGTCGAATTGATCGCACAGGGCATCGGCAACATCGCCTCACCGTTCTTCGGAGGAATCGCCGCCACCGGCGCGATTGCCCGAACCGCCACGAACATTCGATCCGGCGCGCGATCTCCGATTGCCGCGATGACGCACGCCGTGTTCATTCTGTTGGCCGTTCTGCTGCTCGCTCCGCTGCTGGGTTATCTACCGATGGCCTCCATGGCGGCGCTGCTGCTTGTGGTCGCATGGAACATGAGCGAAACCAAGCATTTCATCCACGTGATTCGCGTCGCCCCCGGGTCCGACGTCCTCGTGCTTCTCACCTGCTTCGCGCTCACCGTGCTGTTCGACATGATGATCGCCGTCAGCGTCGGCGTCGTGCTGGCGGCGTTGCTCTTCATGCGGCGCATGGCCGATGTATCCACGGTGCAACTGGTCTCATCTCATCCTCTGGCTCGGCAGGAGGCACTGCCGCCCGACGTGGTGATCTATGAAATCGCCGGACCCCTCTTCTTCGGCGCGGCGCAGAAAGCCATGAGTTCCCTGCGCACCGTCGAACGCGGCATACGAATCGTTGTTCTCGACATGGCCTCCGTCCCGGTGATGGACGCCACCGGACTGGTCAATCTCGAATCGGCCATGGAGAAGCTCCGCCGCGCCGGCGCGAACGTCATCATCGGCGGCGCGCGACCATCGGTGCTCAAGCTCATGGCAAAGGCCGGCTGGAAGGGGCGCCACGAATGGCTGTCGATCTACGGCACGATGGAAGAGGCGCTGCGCAAGGCGCGTGACCTGCCGCGGCGCACGATCTCGAGTCGTAGCGGCGCTTTATCACTCACCAGACCCAACCATCAGAAATCGCGATGA
- a CDS encoding sigma-70 family RNA polymerase sigma factor, translating to MNSSRGDVKGLWKKYLSSRAIKIRNLLVEHYRPLVHMQAARLAQKLPAQVSYDEICSAGYDGLMEAVQAYDPKHKAKFETFCQQRIHGAVMDWLRALDGQSRTVRSFEKQRMLHKEILDSELGRPPTETELSAHMGISHERFAELSRLSRLGHEVHLSAVQSDDDSHRGSPSGWDVSDVHAVDPSQRISRQMLTDYITRGLNREERLVLVLYYTEGLTMAEIGLVLDLSESRVSQIHKDVIARLRRRFKDEVAELVA from the coding sequence ATGAATTCCTCTCGCGGCGACGTCAAAGGGCTTTGGAAGAAGTACTTGAGCAGCCGAGCGATCAAGATTCGCAATCTGCTCGTCGAGCACTACCGCCCGCTGGTGCACATGCAGGCGGCCCGGCTTGCCCAGAAGCTCCCGGCACAGGTCAGCTACGACGAGATCTGCTCCGCCGGGTACGACGGCCTGATGGAAGCCGTCCAAGCCTACGACCCCAAACACAAGGCCAAGTTCGAGACGTTCTGTCAGCAGCGTATCCACGGCGCCGTCATGGACTGGCTTCGTGCGCTTGATGGCCAGTCTCGCACCGTGCGCAGCTTTGAAAAGCAGAGGATGTTGCACAAGGAAATCCTCGATTCCGAGCTGGGCCGGCCGCCGACCGAGACGGAGTTGTCGGCACACATGGGGATCAGCCACGAGCGCTTCGCGGAACTGTCCCGGTTGAGCCGCCTGGGGCACGAGGTGCATCTGTCGGCCGTTCAATCCGACGACGACAGCCATCGTGGTTCGCCGAGCGGGTGGGACGTGTCGGACGTTCACGCCGTTGATCCTTCGCAGCGGATCTCGCGGCAGATGCTGACCGACTACATCACGCGGGGGTTGAACCGGGAGGAGCGGCTCGTGCTCGTGCTCTATTACACCGAGGGTCTGACGATGGCCGAGATCGGTCTCGTGCTGGACCTGTCCGAGTCGCGGGTCAGCCAGATTCACAAGGACGTCATCGCCCGGCTGCGCCGCCGTTTTAAGGACGAGGTGGCCGAACTGGTGGCTTGA